A single region of the Chrysoperla carnea chromosome 5, inChrCarn1.1, whole genome shotgun sequence genome encodes:
- the LOC123300576 gene encoding uncharacterized protein LOC123300576 gives MSLAKITLKTDNSSRNEIPVNNTENEIETSDVKTKLAENRLLNLFTVINFDNDACYVDNAYGSFNGTCYHPAECQHLGGKSIGKCRHPYGVCCIFQYSCGDVASNALSYFINPKYPKPSNEKYTCSFVLEKTDSDIVQVRVDFDILEISPPVNGTCSDDQLIISGQNVNDIIPIICGINNGQHIYLDVMDSSSPLMFTVISNSEHETQFRIKLTQLSRKRWCPALNCLQYFTDVNGTFETFNYKESGTVIYRNMPGYLNNLNYAVCIKKAPGYCTITYTNIDENGFEYPFQLVNLDEDGGVIFPPGQAGAEIFNCPDDFVIVNGIRLCGDRFNDGSITSDFRINAPVTDYTAGPFVFPVRTNQQTNGRGFKLFYRQNKCTN, from the exons ATGTCATTGgctaaaatc acTTTAAAAACTGATAATAGTTCCAGGAATGAAATACCAGTTAATAATAcagaaaatgaaattgaaactagtgatgttaaaacaaaattggcTGAAAATCGTTTGTTGAATTTGTTTACggttataaattttgataatgacGCTTGCTATGTTGATAATGCGTATGGATCATTTAATGGAACTTGTTATCATCCAGCAGAATGCCAACATTTAGGTGGAAAATCGATTGGGAAATGTCGCCATCCTTACGGAGTTTGTTGTATTT TTCAATATTCCTGTGGTGATGTTGCTTCCAACGCCTTAAGCTATTTTATAAATCCAAAATATCCAAAACCATCAAATGAGAAATACACGTGCAGTTTTGTATTAGAGAAAACTGACTCAGATATTGTACAAGTTCgggtagattttgatatattagag atttcacCACCTGTGAATGGAACTTGTAGCGATGATCAACTGATTATATCTGGCCAGAATGTTAATGATATTATACCGATTATTTGTGGTATTAATAATGGACAACATA tATACTTAGATGTAATGGACTCAAGTTCACCATTAATGTTTACGGTGATATCTAATTCAGAGCATGAAACACAATTTCGTATTAAATTAACACAACTTTCTAGAAAACGTTGGTGTCCAGCGTtaaattgtttacaatattttacggATGTTAATGGaacatttgaaacatttaattataaGGAAAGTGGAACTGTTATTTATCGAAACATGCCTGGGTATTTG aataatttaaactatgCAGTTTGTATCAAAAAAGCTCCAGGATATTGTACAATcacatatacaaatattgatgaaaatggTTTTGAGTATCCATTTCAGTTAGTTAATTTGGATGAAG atggGGGAGTAATTTTTCCACCAGGACAAGCTGgcgcagaaatttttaattgtccAGATGATTTTGTGATTGTAAATGGTATTCGATTATGTGGTGATCGTTTTAATGATGGTTCAATTACATCCGATTTTCGGATAAATGCTCCAGTAACAg atTATACAGCTGGACCATTTGTTTTTCCTGTACGTACAAATCAGCAGACAAATGGTCGTGGATTTAAATTATTCTATCGTCAAAATAAATGCACTAATTAA
- the LOC123299954 gene encoding Golgi-specific brefeldin A-resistance guanine nucleotide exchange factor 1, producing MSLPGNGVFVVQGEMTILMTAMRRGARWSSHSHQDEDHDILLKALQDLKALLNRVEDLKLINPNIFLEPFLEVIRSEETTGPVTSLALSSVQKFLSYGLIDLEHEGAAMAVESIASAVTRARFLGTDAAADALVLLRIIHTLRALLLSPCSYKLSDNAVCDIALSCFRICFESRLNELLRRTAELVLKDMVQLLFLRLPELSEDARIPTNLKKIKMYTNSTDQSTRLNKKKSKTYHRKVKAASSTESVTDNSGTIPVIREPSNLSNSSTSLNEDGTLTVDPKSLQVCQESHLTTSPVTPNENIVDMQGSISQNTPTSALRDDSVISPQQTDQQSDQQPTEIEKSETESIQTEGTCELRRSDSMISSQTSSTISQEYVNPRGVRFTPQSQEGVPLVPYGIVCVRELFRFLITLCNPNDKQNNEVMIHLGLTLLTVVFEVGADSIGKYNSLLSLCKDDLCRNLFSLLSSERISIFAADLQVSFLLFESLRTHLKFQLEYYLTKLIEIIISDSIKVTYEHKEIALDNIVQLWRIPGLVTELYLNYDCDFYCTNLFEDLTKLLAKNAFPVTAGVYHTHLLSLDALLTIIESIRANCSAKLNEKKQNFDDSNSENGKSLEIVAKEPNLAFVSIASQRQKISTNVPSYEELNTIKMKKRWLPQGTEYFNTKPKKGIQFLQEHGILKPELDPIEVVHFLRENPNLDKKMIGEYISSRNNIHVLEVFVNSFDFTDMRVDEALRLYLETFRLPGEAPLISLLLEHFADHWHKCNGEPFANADAAFTLAYAVIMLNVDQHNHNVKRQNTPMTADEFKRNLKKVNGGQDFDQDMLDEIYVAIKKDEIVMPAEQTGIVRENYLWKVLLRRGNSKDGVYIHVKNGTFDEDLFNLIWGPTVAALSFVFDKSDDALIYQRAIKGFQKCAFISSQFNICTNLDTIILSLCKFTQMNSQQKQTNTATIQFASNEKAQLAFKTVLNLVHLHGDNLRESWHHILDLFLALYNHNLLPKSLLEAEDFTEATGKIMLKCETTSSQKTEPSLFSSLYSYISSEVQAPRVPSVEEQELIEYANNFIKDSNLEHIVTESKFLQMESLQHLIRALVEFSKGPDGHKSAGTGYNEHITVFFFELLLKVVIQNRDRVLTFWQSVQDHIYSLIMGAATCDYQYLLERSIIGLLRLAIRLMRNEEMSPIILQSLRMLLLLKPITLYKVSRHISFGLFELLKTSAQNIHTDSDWKIVFTLLECIGAGAHAPKLLTTTQSGDAVQTPNDQGTKSDGEAAVSSEEESVLIERGYTSDSELTKNSVSKIDKTPPVPLTRAVSQQVNGWILVGNEPGVVVDPNLIKPTTIPPLNQASSSIILERRLGPHNPAALLKCCESLAFLVRDITHITPYNFEDCVHCIRTFVEASMNENRSNRKSTKDKLSRNSNSKSWRHQTDEHRNNQTGASSPAHQSASGEDDSDDEDLPSGYHQVSIQLLDLMHTLHTRTAQIFKWWAEEHGDDTTVYSLWPKGWCPLLQGIARLCCDSRKQIRMSAITYLQRALLMPDLQNLSGPEWEACFHNVLFPLLNQLLETPTHGAIDGLEEARMRAATVLSKVFLHHLTPLLTLSTFTTLWLNILDFMDKYMHAGNSDLLYEAIPESLKNMLLVMDSAKVFHDGTGEQYSPLWMNTWNRIHTFLPNLKDELFKLPEENNLESGDNTIPNTLENTSSIPAEQQYQQTSNLSDNPGPQLSSPLPCPQLTSPLPNVINEVNSTRSSIILQPPAMENIASPLFSHLGQMVSTPIGVPSNVSQIVPPYSTSSYETSKSDLTRSTTTNLYPQQNYYYSTSHTGLPEPVSTQQQPQLYDNVPQQSSLYNEYLKNPYNLTLNTAPVDSNRNPENINDYVPSSDSVETSNEQNGRNFYNPVMPLPQNIFQSANYFYTDSKNLPNIPPGSEILFGTATNASPSQGEP from the exons ATGTCATTACCTGGGAATGGAGTGTTCGTAGTGCAAGGCGAAATGACCATCTTAATGACAGCTATGCGTCGTGGAGCCAGATGGTCATCACATTCCCATCAAGATGAAGATCATGACATTCTTTTAAAAGCATTGCAGGATTTAAAGGCGTTATTGAATAGGGTGGAAGATTTGAAGTTAATTAATCCGAACATATTCCTTGAACCTTTTTTGGAAGTGATTCGTTCTGAGGAAACAACAGGACCTGTAACAAGTTTAGCATTATCGTCTgtacaaaagtttttatcataTGGTTTAATTG atttagaaCATGAAGGGGCAGCTATGGCTGTTGAAAGTATTGCCAGTGCAGTGACACGTGCTAGGTTCTTAGGAACTGATGCAGCAGCTGATGCTTTAGTGTTGTTGAGAATTATTCATACGTTACGAGCGTTGCTACTTTCGCCATGTTCTTACAAATTATCTGATAACGCTGTATGTGATATTGCGTTGAGTTGTTTTCGGATTTGTTTTGAATCTCGATTGAATG AATTACTTCGAAGAACAGCAGAACTTGTTTTAAAAGATATGGTACAATTGTTATTCCTAAGATTGCCCGAATTAAGTGAAGATGCCCGCAttccaacaaatttaaaaaagataaaaatgtatacaaattcaACGGATCAATCTACAAGACTTAATAAGAAGAAATCGAAAACATATCATAGAAAAGTTAAGGCTGCATCATCCACAGAAAGTGTAACAGATAATAGTGGAACAATACCAGTTATTCGGGAACCTTCGAATTTATCAAATAGTTCTACAAGCTTAAACG AGGATGGAACTTTAACAGTTGATCCAAAATCCTTACAAGTATGCCAAGAAAGTCATTTAACAACATCACCAGTAACTCCCAATGAAAATATTGTTGATATGCAAGGTTCCATATCACAAAATACTCCAACATCCGCATTAAGAGACGATTCGGTTATATCTCCACAACAAACTGATCAACAATCCGATCAACAACCCacagaaattgaaaaatcagaAACAGAATCGATTCAAACGGAGGGTACTTGTGAGCTACGACGTTCGGATTCAATGATCAGTAGTCAAACATCATCAACCATCAGTCAAGAGTATGTGAATCCACGAGGCGTACGATTTACACCACAATCACAAGAAGGTGTACCGTTAGTACCGTATGGGATTGTATGTGTTCGtgaattatttcgatttttaattacCTTGTGTAATCCAAACGATAAACAGAATAATGAAGTTATGATACATTTGGGTTTAACATTGTTAACAGTGGTATTTGAAGTTGGTGCTGATAGTATTGGAAAATATAATTCGTTGTTATCGTTGTGCAAGGATGATTTATGTCGAAATTTATTTTCG TTACTATCCTCGGAACGAATTTCAATATTTGCTGCTGATTTACAAGTATCATTCCTACTATTCGAATCATTACGAACCCActtaaaattccaattagaATATTATCTAACAAAATTAATCGAAATTATCATCTCCGATTCCATTAAAGTAACATATGAACATAAAGAAATTGCTCTGGATAACATTGTACAACTATGGCGTATTCCTGGCCTAGTCAccgaattatatttaaattatgattgtgatttttattgtacaaatttatTTGAAGATTTAACAAAGTTATTAGCCAAAAATGCATTTCCTGTAACGGCTGGTGTGTATCATACACATTTATTGTCTTTGGATGCGTTATTAACGATTATTGAATCGATACGAGCTAATTGTAGTGCAAAACTTAatgagaaaaaacaaaattttgatgatagCAATTCAGAGAATGGAAAATCACTTGAAATTGTTGCCAAAGAACCTAATTTGGCATTTGTTTCGATTGCATCGCAACGGCAGAAGATTTCAACGAATGTTCCATCGTACGAAGAGTTAAATACTATCAAAATGAAGAAAAGG tggCTACCACAAGGAACAGagtattttaatacaaaaccaaaaaaaggtattcaatttttacaagAACATGGCATCCTTAAACCTGAACTCGATCCAATTGAAGTTGTGCATTTTCTACGAGAGAATCCTAATTTGGATAAGAAAATGATTGGAGAATATATTAGTAGTCGAAATAATATACAC GTCCTAGAAGTTTTCGTAAATTCTTTTGATTTCACCGATATGCGTGTCGATGAAGCATTACGACTCTATTTAGAAACATTCCGTTTACCCGGTGAAGCTCccttaatttcattattattagaaCATTTTGCTGATCATTGGCAT AAATGTAATGGAGAACCATTCGCAAATGCTGATGCCGCATTCACACTAGCATACGCTGTTATTATGTTAAACGTTGACCAACATAATCATAATGTAAAACGCCAAAATACACCGATGACAGCGGATGAATTTAAGcgtaatttaaaaaaggttaaTGGTGGCCAAGATTTTGATCAAGATATGTTGGATGAAATTTACGTTGCAATTAA AAAAGATGAAATCGTGATGCCAGCGGAGCAAACTGGGATAGTACGCGAAAATTATCTATGGAAAGTTTTATTACGACGCGGTAATTCCAAAGACGGTGTTTACATTCATGTCAAAAATGGTACATTCGATGAAGATCTGTTCAATTTAATATGGGGACCAACAGTTGCAGCACTCAGTTTTGTGTTTGATAAAAGTGATGACGCTTTAATTTATCAACGAGCTATTAAAGGCTTTCAAAAGTGTGCATTTATATCATCccaatttaatatttgtacaaatttgGATACCATAATTTTATCATTGTGTAAATTTACCCAAATGAATAgccaacaaaaacaaacaaacacggCAACAATACAATTTGCTAGTAACGAAAAAGCTCAATTGGCATTTAAAAccgttttaaatttagttcatttACATGGTGATAACTTACGTGAAAGTTGGCATCATATTCTAGATTTATTCTTAGCTTTATATAATCATAATCTTTTACCAAAAAGTTTGTTGGAAGCAGAAGATTTTACGGAAGCAACAGGGAAAATTATGTTGAAATGTGAGACTACATCATCACAAAAAACTGAACCAAGTCTATTTAGTTCTTTGTACTCGTATATATCTTCAGAGGTTCAAGCTCCTAGAGTACCATCTGTTGAGGAACAAGAATTAATTGAATatgcaaataatttcattaaagatAGTAATTTGGAGCATATTGTAACAgaatcgaaatttttacaaatggaATCATTGCAACATTTAATACGAGCGTTAGTAGAATTTTCCAAAGGCCCTGATGGACATAAATCTGCTGGGACTGGGTATAATGAACATATCACTGTATTCTTTTTTGAACTGTTGTTGAAAGTTGTTATACAAAATCG GGACCGTGTTCTAACATTTTGGCAAAGTGTACAAGATCATATCTACAGTTTAATAATGGGGGCAGCTACATGtgattatcaatatttattggaACGATCCATTATTGGTTTATTACGTTTAGCAATACGTTTAATGCGTAATGAAGAAATGAGTCCAATTATTTTACAATCGTTGCGAATGCTCTTATTGTTAAAACCAATAACTCTATATAAAGTATCACGGCATATTTCATTTGGATTATTTGAATTGTTAAAAACATCCGCACAAAATATCCATACGGATTCAGATTggaaaattgtatttacattGTTAGAATGTATTGGGGCGGGAGCTCATGCTCCGAAATTATTGACTACAACACAAAGTGGGGATGCCGTGCAAACTCCAAATGATCAAG GTACTAAGTCAGATGGTGAAGCTGCTGTGAGCAGTGAAGAAGAATCTGTACTAATTGAACGTGGTTATACATCCGATTCAGAACTGACAAAGAATTCTGtatcgaaaatagataaaactcCTCCTGTTCCACTAACACGAGCTGTTAGTCAACAAGTCAATGGTTGGATTTTAGTCGGAAATGAACCTGGGGTTGTTGTGgatccaaatttaataaaaccaacAACAATACCGCCATTAAATCAGGCATCGAGTAGTATAATATTGGAACGACGGCTAGGACCACATAATCCTGCCGCGCTGTTAAAATGTTGTGAAAGTCTTGCATTTTTGGTACGAGATATAACGCATATAACGCCATATAATTTTGAAGATTGTGTACATTGCATTAGGACATTTGTGGAAGCTAGCATGAATGAAA atcgaTCGAATCGTAAGTCTACTAAAGACAAACTATCGCGCAATTCCAACAGTAAATCATGGCGGCATCAAACAGATGAACATCGTAATAATCAAACAGGAGCCTCTTCACCAGCTCATCAAAGTGCAAGCGGTGAAGATGACAGCGATGATGAAGATTTACCAAGTGGCTATCATCAAGTATCCATCCAATTACTAGATTTAATGCATACATTACATACACGGACTgcacaaatatttaaatggtGGGCAGAAGAGCATGGAGATGATACGACAGTGTATTCATTATGGCCAAAAGGATGGTGTCCATTATTACAAGGCATTGCACGATTATGTTGTGATTCGAGGAAACAG ATTCGTATGAGTGCGATAACATATTTACAAAGGGCGTTATTGATGCCCGATTTACAGAATTTGAGTGGTCCTGAATGGGAAGCTTGTTTCCATAATGTACTATTCCCACTATTAAATCAATTACTAGAAACACCAACGCATGGTGCGATAGATGGTTTAGAAGAGGCACGAATGCGGGCTGCTACTGTATTATCTAAG GTATTCTTGCATCATCTCACACCCTTACTTACGCTATCAACATTTACAACACTCTGgctaaatattttggatttcaTGGATAAATATATGCATGCTGGAAATAGTGATTTATTATATGAAGCCATTCCAGAATCCCTGAAAAATATGTTGCTTGTAATGGATTCAGCGAAAGTATTCCATGATGGAACTGGGGAGCAGTATTCTCCATTATGGATGAATACATGGAATCGTATTCATACATTCTTACCAAATTTAAAAGATGAGCTATTTAAATTACccgaagaaaataatttagaaagtgGAGATAATACGATACCTAACACATTAGAAAATACTAGTTCAATACCAGCAGAGCAACAATATCAACAAACATCGAATTTATCTGATAATCCGGGTCCACAATTATCATCACCTTTACCATGTCCACAATTAACTTCACCGTTGCCAAATGTGATAAATGAAGTTAACAGTACAAGAAGTAGTATAATCTTACAACCACCTGCCATGGAAAATATAGCATCTCCATTATTTTCACACCTTGGGCAG ATGGTATCAACCCCAATTGGAGTGCCAAGTAACGTCTCACAAATAGTTCCACCTTATAGTACATCAAGCTACGAGACATCCAAATCTGATTTAACACGTTCTACAACGACCAATTTATATCCCCAACAAAATTACTACTACAGTACGTCTCATACAGGTCTTCCAGAACCAGTATCAACGCAACAACAACCTCAATTATACGACAACGTCCCTCAACAATCCTCTTTATACAATGAATACCTTAAAAACCCTTATAATTTAACCTTAAATACAGCTCCTGTTGATTCAAATCGTAACCCAGAAAACATTAACGATTATGTACCAAGTAGCGATAGTGTTGAAACAAGTAATGAACAAAAtggtagaaatttttataatccaGTAATGCCATTAccacaaaatattttccaatctgcaaattatttttatacagataGTAAAAACTTACCAAATATACCCCCTGGTTCTGAGATCTTATTTGGTACAGCTACAAATGCGTCCCCTTCACAAGGAGaaccttaa